One genomic region from Streptomyces sp. NBC_01304 encodes:
- a CDS encoding ABC transporter substrate-binding protein, which translates to MRKNRRLIAAAAVASISVLASACTGSTENGANDDPNAKTTINFWHGWSADSEKKAIEQAIGRFEDAHPNITVNITPNVTDPKINQALRAGGSKGPDVVSSFTTDSVGKFCSSGAFADLKPFLAKSKVDVTKVFPKALQEYTQFDGNQCTLPLLNDAYGLYYNKDAFKKAGIKAPPKTWSEFEKVAVKLTKAKGDSYEQVGFMPNYHSYETTPGHYVAQWGPTYFDKDGKSNIAKDPAFANMFKFQKRLIEKLGGFEKLERHQKTFGDEFGAKHPFHTGQVAMQLDGEWRLGMTKDAGAKFEIGTAPLPVPDDQVADYGKGYLSGTIIGIPGNSKKQNAAWELVKFLTTDTDEVVAFANAIHNVPSTLEALKSPKLEVTPEFKTFIEIAQHPKSNTTPAAADGGAYQVTLQRLGYDYEKGRQTDLQAGLEKTAAQIDTDIEKAK; encoded by the coding sequence ATGCGCAAAAACCGCCGGCTGATCGCAGCAGCCGCAGTCGCATCAATATCGGTCCTTGCCTCCGCCTGCACCGGTTCCACCGAGAACGGCGCGAACGACGACCCCAACGCCAAGACCACGATCAACTTCTGGCACGGCTGGTCCGCGGACAGCGAGAAGAAGGCCATCGAGCAAGCGATCGGCCGCTTCGAGGACGCCCACCCGAACATCACGGTGAACATCACCCCGAATGTGACGGACCCGAAGATCAACCAGGCGTTGCGGGCCGGGGGTTCGAAAGGACCGGACGTCGTCTCCTCCTTCACGACGGACAGCGTGGGGAAGTTCTGTTCCTCGGGGGCCTTCGCCGATCTGAAGCCGTTCCTGGCGAAGTCGAAGGTCGACGTGACGAAGGTCTTCCCGAAGGCGCTGCAGGAGTACACGCAGTTCGACGGCAACCAGTGCACGCTGCCGCTGCTCAATGACGCGTACGGCCTCTACTACAACAAGGACGCCTTCAAGAAGGCGGGCATCAAGGCCCCGCCGAAGACGTGGAGTGAATTCGAGAAGGTCGCCGTCAAGCTGACGAAGGCCAAGGGCGACTCGTACGAGCAGGTCGGGTTCATGCCCAACTACCACAGCTATGAGACGACGCCTGGGCACTACGTCGCCCAGTGGGGGCCGACCTATTTCGACAAGGACGGCAAGTCGAACATCGCCAAGGACCCGGCCTTCGCGAACATGTTCAAGTTCCAGAAGCGGCTCATAGAGAAGCTGGGCGGCTTCGAGAAGCTGGAGCGGCACCAGAAGACGTTCGGTGACGAGTTCGGGGCCAAGCACCCCTTCCACACCGGCCAGGTCGCGATGCAGCTGGACGGCGAGTGGCGGCTCGGGATGACGAAGGACGCCGGGGCGAAGTTCGAGATCGGGACCGCGCCGCTGCCCGTCCCGGACGACCAGGTCGCCGACTACGGCAAGGGCTATCTGTCGGGCACGATCATCGGGATCCCCGGCAACAGCAAGAAGCAGAACGCCGCTTGGGAGCTGGTGAAGTTCCTGACCACGGACACCGATGAGGTCGTGGCCTTCGCCAACGCCATTCACAATGTGCCCTCCACGCTGGAGGCGCTGAAGTCGCCGAAGCTCGAGGTCACGCCCGAGTTCAAGACGTTCATCGAGATCGCGCAGCACCCGAAGTCCAACACCACCCCGGCGGCGGCCGACGGCGGCGCGTACCAGGTGACGCTGCAGCGCCTCGGCTACGACTACGAAAAGGGCCGGCAGACCGATCTGCAGGCAGGTCTGGAGAAGACCGCCGCGCAGATCGACACGGACATCGAAAAGGCCAAGTAG
- a CDS encoding HNH endonuclease, whose amino-acid sequence MPHVLVLNASYEPLGVVPLRRALVLVLENKALCLEESGAFMHSATRTIPAPSVVRLKRFVRVPYRGPVPLTRRALFARDGGRCAYCGGVATSVDHVIPKSRGGQHAWENVVASCRRCNHTKADRHLLELGWRLRHKPAPPTGLAWRIIGTGHRDPRWLPYLQPYGADDALARIDGISA is encoded by the coding sequence GTGCCGCACGTCCTGGTTCTGAATGCGTCGTACGAGCCCCTCGGCGTCGTACCGCTCCGCCGCGCGCTCGTCCTCGTCCTTGAGAACAAGGCTCTCTGCCTCGAGGAATCCGGCGCCTTCATGCACAGCGCGACTCGCACCATCCCCGCACCCAGCGTGGTCCGGCTCAAGCGCTTCGTGAGGGTCCCCTACCGGGGGCCCGTGCCTTTGACCCGCCGGGCGCTCTTCGCCCGCGACGGCGGCCGGTGCGCCTACTGCGGTGGCGTCGCAACCAGCGTCGACCACGTCATCCCGAAGAGCCGGGGCGGACAGCACGCCTGGGAGAACGTCGTCGCGTCCTGCCGCCGCTGCAACCACACCAAGGCCGACCGCCATCTCCTCGAGCTGGGCTGGCGACTGCGGCACAAACCGGCCCCGCCCACCGGTCTCGCCTGGCGGATTATCGGGACCGGGCATAGGGATCCGCGCTGGCTGCCTTACCTGCAGCCATACGGCGCGGACGACGCGTTGGCCCGGATCGACGGCATCTCTGCCTGA
- a CDS encoding carbohydrate ABC transporter permease: protein MSTVAAVTARRRALLEWVGVHALGVAAALFFVLPFVFVFLTSVMSDQQALTRDLWPRDWEWSNYREVFDTPGFLTWWKNTLLYAGLGTVLTLLSSIPVAYALAKFRFRGRNLSLMLVISMMMLPPQVIIIPMYLFWAKQLDLAGTLWPLIIPMAFGDAFSIFLLRQFLLTIPNEYLDSARVDGCGEFRTLIRVVLPMAKPGIAAVALFQFFYAWNDYFGPQIYASENPAAWTLSYGLESFKGAHHTDWNLTMAATVLVMAPVIVLFFFAQKAFVEGVTLTGVKG from the coding sequence ATGTCCACTGTTGCCGCTGTGACGGCACGCCGTAGGGCGCTGCTCGAATGGGTCGGGGTGCACGCGCTCGGAGTCGCCGCCGCGCTCTTCTTCGTGCTGCCCTTCGTGTTCGTGTTCCTGACCTCGGTGATGAGCGACCAACAGGCGCTCACCCGCGATCTGTGGCCGCGCGACTGGGAATGGAGCAACTACCGCGAGGTGTTCGACACTCCCGGCTTTCTGACCTGGTGGAAGAACACACTGCTGTACGCGGGCCTGGGCACGGTCCTCACCCTGCTCTCGTCCATTCCCGTGGCGTACGCGCTCGCCAAGTTCCGCTTCCGGGGCCGGAATCTGTCGCTGATGCTGGTCATCTCGATGATGATGCTGCCGCCGCAGGTCATCATCATCCCGATGTATCTGTTCTGGGCGAAGCAGCTGGATCTGGCGGGTACCTTGTGGCCGCTGATCATTCCGATGGCCTTCGGCGACGCCTTCTCCATCTTCCTGCTGCGGCAGTTCCTGCTGACCATTCCCAATGAGTATCTGGACTCGGCGCGGGTGGACGGCTGCGGTGAATTCCGTACGCTGATCCGTGTGGTGCTCCCGATGGCGAAGCCGGGAATCGCCGCGGTCGCCCTGTTCCAGTTCTTCTACGCCTGGAACGACTACTTCGGGCCGCAGATCTACGCCTCGGAGAACCCGGCCGCCTGGACGCTGAGTTACGGACTGGAGTCGTTCAAGGGCGCGCACCATACCGACTGGAATCTGACGATGGCCGCGACCGTACTGGTCATGGCGCCCGTCATCGTCCTCTTCTTCTTCGCCCAGAAGGCATTTGTCGAGGGCGTCACCCTGACCGGAGTGAAGGGCTAG
- a CDS encoding 6-phospho-beta-glucosidase, whose protein sequence is MKLAVVGGGSTYTPELIDGFARLRDVLPIEELVLVDPAADRLELVGGLARRIFAKQGHPGRIVTTSDLDAGVADADAVLLQLRVGGQAARQQDETWPLDCGCVGQETTGAGGLAKALRTVPVVLDIAERVRRSNPNAWIIDFTNPVGIVTRALLQAGHKAVGLCNVAIGFQRRFAASLGVEPGQVFLDHVGLNHLTWERGVRIGGPDGEDVLPKLLAETGDEIADNLSLPRPLLDRLGVVPSYYLRYFYAHDEVVQELATKPSRAAEVAKMERELLEMYGDPTLDEKPELLAKRGGAFYSEAAVDLAASLLGSGGSPYQVVNTYNRGTLPFLPDDAVIEVQATVDGSGATPLAVPALDPLYSGLIANVTAYEDLALEAALRGGRDRVFKALLAHPLIGQYAYAEQLTDQLIAHNREHLAWA, encoded by the coding sequence ATGAAACTCGCAGTGGTGGGGGGCGGCTCCACCTACACCCCCGAACTCATCGACGGCTTCGCCCGGCTCAGGGACGTCCTGCCCATCGAGGAGCTCGTCCTCGTCGACCCGGCGGCCGACCGTCTCGAACTGGTCGGCGGTCTGGCACGGCGCATCTTCGCCAAGCAGGGCCACCCCGGCCGCATCGTCACCACCTCCGACCTGGACGCGGGCGTCGCGGACGCGGACGCCGTGCTGCTGCAGCTGCGCGTCGGCGGGCAGGCCGCCAGGCAGCAGGACGAGACGTGGCCGCTCGACTGCGGCTGCGTGGGCCAGGAGACGACGGGCGCGGGCGGCCTCGCCAAGGCGCTGCGGACCGTCCCGGTCGTCCTGGACATCGCCGAGCGCGTACGCCGCTCGAACCCGAACGCCTGGATCATCGACTTCACCAACCCGGTCGGCATCGTCACCCGCGCCCTCCTGCAGGCCGGCCACAAGGCCGTCGGCCTGTGCAACGTGGCGATCGGCTTCCAGCGCCGGTTCGCCGCCTCCCTCGGCGTCGAGCCGGGCCAGGTGTTCCTCGACCACGTGGGGCTCAACCACCTCACCTGGGAGCGGGGCGTACGCATCGGCGGACCCGACGGCGAGGACGTACTGCCCAAGCTCCTCGCGGAGACGGGCGACGAGATCGCCGACAACCTGAGCCTGCCGCGCCCGCTCCTCGACCGGCTCGGCGTCGTGCCCTCGTACTACCTGCGGTACTTCTACGCGCACGACGAGGTCGTGCAGGAGCTGGCGACCAAGCCGTCGCGGGCGGCCGAAGTCGCCAAGATGGAACGCGAGTTGCTGGAGATGTACGGCGACCCGACCCTCGACGAGAAGCCGGAGCTGCTCGCCAAGCGCGGCGGCGCCTTCTACTCGGAGGCCGCCGTGGACCTGGCCGCGTCGCTGCTCGGCTCCGGCGGCAGCCCGTACCAGGTGGTCAACACCTACAACCGCGGCACGCTGCCGTTCCTGCCCGACGACGCGGTCATCGAGGTCCAGGCGACCGTCGACGGCTCCGGCGCCACGCCGCTCGCCGTGCCCGCACTCGACCCGCTCTACAGCGGACTGATCGCCAACGTCACGGCGTACGAGGACCTGGCCCTGGAGGCGGCCCTGCGCGGCGGCCGCGACCGCGTGTTCAAGGCGCTGCTCGCCCACCCGCTGATCGGCCAGTACGCGTACGCCGAGCAGCTGACCGACCAACTGATCGCGCACAACCGGGAGCACCTCGCGTGGGCATGA
- a CDS encoding N-acetylglucosamine kinase, whose translation MTQDPREAAVLAIDAGNSKTDVAVVAADGRVVGSARGGGFQPPLVGVTAAMDILAEAVTEAFTAAGVTGVQHVSACLANADLPVEEEELTTAVRSRGWGCSVDVRNDTFAILRAGLQLGDEPRGVAVVCGAGINCVGMTPDGRTARFPAVGRISGDWGGGGGLAEEALWHAARAADGRGGPTALADALPAHFGLASMSALIEALHLGHVPVLRRHELTPVLFAVAAAGDAVARSIVARQAEEVATMASVALGRLDLLDEVVPVLLGGSVLAARHALLDDRVRALLAARAPKAVPRVIVARPVLGAALLGLDWLGADPEVHARVREHFSPRPAPSRKAAAG comes from the coding sequence ATGACGCAAGACCCGCGCGAGGCGGCGGTGCTCGCCATCGACGCGGGGAACAGCAAGACCGACGTCGCGGTCGTCGCGGCCGACGGACGCGTCGTCGGCTCGGCCCGCGGCGGCGGCTTCCAGCCGCCCCTCGTGGGCGTCACGGCGGCGATGGACATCCTCGCCGAAGCGGTCACCGAGGCCTTCACCGCGGCGGGCGTCACCGGCGTACAGCATGTCTCGGCCTGCCTGGCGAACGCCGATCTGCCCGTCGAGGAGGAGGAGTTGACGACGGCGGTACGTTCCCGGGGCTGGGGCTGCTCCGTCGACGTACGCAACGACACCTTCGCCATCCTGCGCGCGGGCCTGCAGCTCGGCGACGAGCCGCGCGGGGTCGCGGTGGTGTGCGGGGCCGGCATCAACTGCGTGGGCATGACCCCGGACGGGCGCACCGCGCGCTTCCCGGCGGTCGGGCGGATCTCCGGGGACTGGGGCGGCGGCGGGGGCCTGGCGGAGGAGGCCCTGTGGCACGCGGCCCGCGCGGCGGACGGCCGGGGCGGGCCCACGGCCCTGGCGGACGCCCTGCCGGCGCACTTCGGGCTCGCCTCGATGAGCGCGCTCATCGAGGCGCTCCACCTGGGGCATGTCCCCGTGCTCCGGCGGCATGAGCTCACGCCGGTGCTCTTCGCCGTCGCGGCGGCGGGTGATGCGGTGGCGCGTTCGATCGTGGCGCGCCAGGCGGAGGAGGTCGCGACGATGGCCTCGGTCGCGCTGGGCCGGCTCGATCTCCTTGACGAGGTGGTGCCGGTGCTGCTCGGCGGGAGTGTCCTCGCGGCGCGGCACGCGCTCCTGGACGACCGGGTGCGGGCCCTGCTCGCGGCTCGGGCGCCGAAGGCGGTGCCTCGGGTGATCGTTGCCCGTCCTGTCCTTGGAGCTGCGCTCCTGGGGCTCGATTGGCTGGGCGCCGACCCTGAGGTGCACGCGCGCGTACGTGAACATTTTTCTCCCCGCCCCGCCCCTTCCCGTAAGGCTGCCGCCGGCTGA
- a CDS encoding ROK family transcriptional regulator encodes MAGTTPGTPGPPSATPGTPRVLRAMNDRAALDLLLAHGPLSRTRIGKLTGLSKPTASQLLARLEAAGLVVATGTSEGRPGPNAQLYAVNAQAAHVAGLDVTPERILAAVADVTGATVGEFEVRTPGRAGQGVVRQVTEAIDGAAKAAGVTRAQLHRVVIGTPGAFDPGTGRLRYASHLPGWHSPTLLDELAAVLPMPVEYENDVNLAAIAEQRLGAAREHDDFVLLWDQEGIGAALVIGGRLHRGWTGGAGELGFLPVPGTPLVRQVTKANSGGFQELAGVQSVPRIAKQLGIDTPEQPYLQVATSLLARAAADESGDEQLAQLLRQFAQRLAIGLSSVVAVLDPGLIVLSGALFPAGGEPLRALIQSELAELAASRPRLALGEVHEHPVLRGALESALASARDEVFDTSR; translated from the coding sequence ATGGCCGGTACGACCCCCGGTACCCCCGGACCGCCCTCCGCCACTCCCGGCACCCCCCGGGTCCTGCGCGCGATGAACGACCGGGCCGCGCTCGACCTGTTGCTCGCGCACGGGCCGCTGTCCCGGACCCGGATCGGGAAGCTGACCGGTCTCTCGAAGCCGACCGCGTCCCAGCTGCTCGCCCGCCTCGAAGCCGCCGGCCTCGTCGTCGCGACCGGGACCAGCGAGGGCCGGCCGGGGCCCAACGCCCAGCTGTACGCGGTGAACGCGCAGGCCGCGCACGTCGCCGGACTCGATGTCACCCCCGAGCGGATCCTCGCCGCAGTCGCCGACGTCACCGGGGCGACGGTCGGCGAGTTCGAGGTCCGCACCCCCGGCCGGGCCGGCCAGGGCGTCGTACGTCAGGTGACGGAGGCCATCGACGGCGCCGCGAAGGCCGCCGGGGTGACCAGGGCCCAGCTGCATCGCGTCGTCATCGGCACGCCCGGCGCCTTCGACCCCGGCACGGGACGGCTCAGGTACGCCAGCCACCTGCCGGGCTGGCACTCCCCCACGCTCCTTGACGAGCTCGCCGCCGTACTGCCGATGCCCGTCGAGTACGAGAACGACGTGAACCTCGCCGCCATCGCCGAGCAGCGCCTCGGCGCGGCCCGCGAGCACGACGACTTCGTGCTGCTCTGGGACCAGGAAGGGATCGGCGCCGCCCTCGTCATCGGCGGGCGACTGCACCGGGGCTGGACGGGCGGCGCCGGTGAGCTCGGGTTCCTGCCCGTGCCCGGGACGCCGCTGGTCCGGCAGGTCACCAAGGCCAACAGCGGCGGCTTCCAGGAGCTGGCCGGCGTCCAGTCCGTGCCCAGGATCGCCAAGCAGCTCGGCATCGACACCCCCGAGCAGCCCTACCTCCAGGTGGCCACCTCGCTGCTCGCCCGGGCCGCAGCCGACGAGAGCGGCGACGAGCAACTCGCCCAGCTGCTGCGGCAGTTCGCGCAGCGCCTCGCCATCGGTCTCTCCTCCGTGGTCGCCGTGCTCGACCCCGGTCTGATCGTCCTGTCCGGCGCCCTGTTCCCCGCCGGCGGGGAGCCGTTGCGTGCCCTGATCCAGTCGGAGCTGGCCGAACTGGCCGCGTCCCGGCCCCGGCTCGCGCTCGGCGAAGTCCATGAACACCCCGTTCTGCGCGGTGCGCTGGAGAGCGCGCTCGCCAGCGCCCGCGACGAGGTGTTCGACACCTCCCGCTGA
- a CDS encoding carbohydrate ABC transporter permease — protein sequence MTKYTLRAKRRRSALRTAAFMSPWIIGFGVFFAYPLLSTVYFSFMDYDGIRPPTFNGLDNWTYVFDNYPLFWPAMRNTLWFVLVMVTCRVAFGLGVGLLITKIKTGAGVFRTLFYLPYLAPPVAATLAFVFLLNPGTGPVNSVLGDLGLPTPGWFTDAAWSKPALTSLAVWGVGDLMVIFMAALLDVPKEQYEAAELDGANAIQRFRFVTLPNISPIVMFAVVTGVIQTLQYYTQPFVAGKVASGIIGNSGQQFEPGYPDQSTLTIPQLVYDLGFSRFDYGASCVLALVLFVLAMAVTALLMRRRGGLIQAGD from the coding sequence ATGACCAAGTACACCCTGCGGGCGAAGCGCCGGCGGTCGGCGCTTCGCACCGCGGCCTTCATGTCGCCCTGGATCATCGGTTTCGGCGTCTTCTTCGCCTATCCGCTGCTCTCGACCGTCTATTTCTCGTTCATGGACTACGACGGGATCCGCCCGCCGACGTTCAACGGGCTCGACAACTGGACGTACGTCTTCGACAACTACCCGCTGTTCTGGCCCGCGATGAGGAACACCCTGTGGTTCGTCCTCGTCATGGTCACCTGCCGGGTCGCCTTCGGGCTCGGGGTCGGGCTGCTCATCACGAAGATCAAGACGGGTGCCGGTGTCTTCCGGACGCTCTTCTATCTGCCCTATCTGGCGCCGCCGGTCGCCGCGACGCTGGCGTTCGTGTTCCTGCTCAACCCCGGTACCGGGCCGGTCAATTCGGTCCTCGGTGATCTCGGGCTGCCGACGCCCGGCTGGTTCACCGACGCCGCGTGGTCGAAGCCGGCGCTGACCTCGCTCGCGGTGTGGGGCGTGGGCGACCTGATGGTGATCTTCATGGCCGCGCTGCTCGACGTACCGAAGGAGCAGTACGAGGCGGCCGAGCTGGACGGTGCGAATGCCATCCAGCGGTTCCGGTTCGTCACGCTGCCGAACATTTCGCCGATCGTGATGTTCGCCGTGGTGACGGGCGTGATCCAGACGTTGCAGTACTACACGCAGCCCTTCGTGGCCGGAAAGGTCGCCTCGGGAATCATCGGCAATTCCGGTCAGCAATTCGAGCCCGGATATCCGGACCAGTCGACGCTGACCATTCCGCAACTCGTCTACGACCTGGGCTTCTCGCGCTTCGACTACGGCGCGTCGTGTGTGCTGGCCCTGGTGCTGTTCGTGCTCGCCATGGCGGTCACGGCGCTCCTCATGCGCCGCCGCGGCGGCCTGATCCAGGCAGGTGACTGA